In Naumovozyma castellii chromosome 1, complete genome, one DNA window encodes the following:
- the RPP0 gene encoding 60S ribosomal protein uL10 (ancestral locus Anc_4.170) — MGGVREKKAEYFAKLREYLEEYRSIFIVGVDNVSSQQMHEVRKELRGRGVVLMGKNTMVRRAIRDFITDLPDYEKVLPFIKGNVGFVFTNSSLQEIKEVIISNKVAAPARAGAIAPEDIWVRAVNTGMEPGKTSFFQALGVPTKIARGTIEIVSDVKVVDAGHKVGQSEASLLNLLEISPFKFGLSIVQVYDNGQIFPSSVLDITDEELVEHFVSAVSTISAISLAVGYPTLPSVGHSLINNYKNLLAVAIGSGYHFAEIEDLVDRIENPEKYASAAPAAGAAAASSDAAATEEAAAEDEESEDDDMGFGLFD, encoded by the coding sequence atgggAGGCGTTCGTGAAAAGAAAGCTGAATACTTTGCTAAATTAAGAGAATACTTGGAAGAATACAGatccatcttcatcgttgGTGTCGACAATGTTTCTTCTCAACAAATGCACGAAGTTAGAAAGGAATTGAGAGGTAGAGGTGTTGTCTTGATGGGTAAGAACACCATGGTTAGAAGAGCCATCAGAGATTTCATCACTGACTTACCAGATTACGAAAAGGTCTTGCCTTTCATCAAGGGTAACGTTGGTTTCGTTTTCACTAACTCCTCTTTGCAAGAAATCAAGGAAGTTATCATCTCCAACAAGGTTGCCGCTCCAGCCAGAGCCGGTGCCATTGCTCCAGAAGATATCTGGGTTAGAGCTGTTAACACTGGTATGGAACCAGGTAAGACTTCTTTCTTCCAAGCTTTAGGTGTTCCAACCAAGATTGCCAGAGGTaccattgaaattgtttcCGATGTCAAGGTTGTTGATGCCGGTCACAAGGTCGGTCAATCCGAAGCTTCCttgttgaatttgttgGAAATCTCTCCATTCAAGTTCGGTTTGTCCATTGTCCAAGTCTACGACAACGGTCAAATTTTCCCATCCTCCGTCTTGGATATcactgatgaagaattggtCGAACACTTCGTTTCTGCTGTCTCTACCATCTCTGCTATTTCTTTGGCTGTCGGTTACCCAACCTTGCCATCTGTCGGTCACTCTTTGATCAACAACTACAAGAACTTGTTAGCTGTTGCCATTGGTTCCGGTTACCATTTCgctgaaattgaagatttggtTGACAGAATTGAAAACCCAGAAAAGTATGCTTCTGCTGCTCCAGCTGCTGGTGCTGCCGCTGCTTCCTCTGATGCTGCTGCCACTGAAGAAGCTGCtgctgaagatgaagaatctgaagatgatgacatGGGTTTCGGTTTATTCGATTAA
- the ERV1 gene encoding flavin-linked sulfhydryl oxidase (ancestral locus Anc_4.167), translated as MLLRREPIKNCMYKNPFLPTKAMFILTKGICLNSCLPCAAYVTFRDIGKNISLKVDNYMNGVAENTSNDPSNEPNNTISINSQIVPPIQPSHSQILIPGSRTYNEDNPPDVQKLGSSSWTLLHAVTAKYPTKPTDFEKLQMQKFLMLFSHVYPCNWCAKDFEKFIEANSPRVESRDELGRWMCEAHNHVNNKLGKPKFDCNFWEKRWKDGWDE; from the coding sequence ATGCTACTTCGAAGAGAGCCAATCAAAAATTGTATGTATAAAAATCCATTTCTTCCAACAAAGGCGATGTTTATACTAACAAAGGGAATCTGTTTAAATAGTTGCCTACCATGCGCTGCATATGTTACCTTTCGAGATATTGgtaaaaatatttccctTAAAGTGGATAATTACATGAATGGCGTAGCCGAAAATACTTCTAATGATCCCTCCAACGAACCAAACAACACAATTTCTATAAATTCGCAAATTGTACCCCCTATACAACCATCACATTCACAAATACTGATACCCGGATCAAGGACATACAATGAAGATAATCCACCAGATGTCCAAAAGCTAGGTTCATCATCGTGGACACTATTACACGCAGTTACAGCCAAGTATCCTACAAAACCCacagattttgaaaaattgcAGATGCAAAAGTTTCTAATGCTATTTTCACATGTGTACCCATGCAATTGGTGTGCTAAGGATTTTGAGAAGTTTATTGAGGCGAATTCACCAAGAGTAGAATCAAGAGATGAACTAGGCCGTTGGATGTGTGAAGCTCATAATCATGTAAATAATAAGCTAGGAAAGCCTAAGTTTGACTGTAATTTTTGGGAAAAGAGATGGAAGGATGGTTGGGATGAATGA
- the IMO32 gene encoding Imo32p (ancestral locus Anc_4.172) has translation MVDLVSSFNFWILRRRSNSNVHKIDRYWEALTTTTLTDHIRTMHSRGYKLQTLVHPLFFRRLHNSVRCYYQTNTTYNSYEQANTELMTDDIPTVNLAFDRLKAPNKMGLNANPLVILHGFFGNKSNNRTLGKGLNEKLNRDVYLLDLRNHGRSPHIERHDYASMAHDVEKFIQTKINKEKKPIIIGHSMGAKVGMSVVLRKPDLCSMLVNMENAPVSKVPEGIFPRYIKALQEIVQDESITNSEQADKALQRIEKNAVVRQFLMTNLTRVKKDGKNGYKSRVPLEILNDAIVKGKISGWEFNSSLNRWTGPTLFIRGTESNYVADEYLPAIGNFFPNFELRDVNAGHWVNSENPTACIDYITDFVERHEDV, from the coding sequence aTGGTTGATCTTGTTAGTAGttttaatttttggattctAAGGCGCCGTTCGAACTCGAACGTTCATAAAATAGACAGATACTGGGAAGCATTGACTACTACTACTTTAACTGATCACATTCGTACAATGCACTCAAGAGGGTATAAACTACAAACATTAGTACATCCTTTATTTTTCAGGCGGCTACACAATAGTGTAAGATGTTACTATCAAACAAACACAACCTACAATTCATATGAACAGGCAAACACGGAGCTAATGACGGATGATATACCTACAGTGAATCTAGCTTTCGATCGTTTAAAAGCTCCCAATAAAATGGGTCTCAATGCCAACCCTTTGGTTATCTTACATGGCTTTTTCGGTAATAAATCTAATAACCGTACATTGGGGAAAGGGTTAAATGAGAAGTTGAACAGAGATGTATACTTGTTAGATTTAAGGAATCATGGTCGCTCTCCACATATTGAAAGACACGACTATGCTTCCATGGCCCATGATGTAGAGAAGTTCATTCAAACGAAGATTaataaagagaaaaaacCTATTATCATTGGACATTCGATGGGTGCAAAGGTCGGGATGAGTGTTGTGTTAAGGAAACCTGATCTTTGCTCCATGTTGGTTAATATGGAGAATGCGCCTGTTAGTAAAGTTCCTGAAGGTATATTTCCTCGTTATATTAAGGCATTACAGGAAATCGTTCAGGATGAATCTATAACTAATTCTGAACAAGCGGACAAAGCCTTACagagaattgaaaaaaacgCAGTAGTTCGTCAATTTTTAATGACGAACCTGACAAGGGTTAAGAAAGACGGTAAGAACGGGTACAAGTCTAGAGTACCATTAGAGATCTTGAATGATGCTATCGTTAAGGGTAAAATCTCCGGTTGGGAGTTCAATTCATCGCTGAATAGATGGACGGGACCCACGCTATTTATCCGAGGCACTGAATCTAATTATGTGGCGGACGAGTATTTACCTGCGATTGGCAATTTCTTCCCCAATTTCGAGTTGCGGGATGTGAATGCTGGTCATTGGGTCAACTCTGAGAACCCGACCGCCTGTATAGACTACATTACGGATTTCGTTGAAAGGCATGAAGATGtatag
- the POP6 gene encoding ribonuclease P/MRP protein subunit POP6 (ancestral locus Anc_4.169) has protein sequence MAERDISEIKKNDNPCKEFISSWLETTIFEKNPGLATNTKRVCITKNANIKHTVDKLQGLLESTEGFVCLEAHGPHLQKMLSILEITKKVIKEKDTSTTIHQWNRMLSFQSIQPGRNELLERKINIPILICFISTSSDLANDLPFSLFTEQT, from the coding sequence ATGGCAGAGAGAGACATATCTgaaatcaagaagaatgatAATCCATGCAAAGAGTTTATTTCAAGTTGGCTCGAAACCACTATATTTGAGAAAAATCCAGGTTTAGCAACCAACACGAAACGAGTTTGTATAACCAAAAATGCTAACATTAAGCATACCGTAGATAAATTGCAGGGTCTTCTGGAATCGACGGAAGGTTTTGTATGTCTTGAAGCTCATGGACCTCACCTCCAGAAGATGTTAAgtattttggaaattacaaaaaaaGTAATCAAGGAAAAGGATACCTCCACGACAATACATCAATGGAATCGAATGTTATCATTTCAGTCGATCCAACCAGGTAGAAATGAGCTGTtagaaagaaagataaaTATACCCATTTTGATATGTTTTATTTCAACATCTTCCGACTTAGCCAACGACCTTCCGTTTTCATTGTTCACAGAACAGACCTAA